The stretch of DNA ACCAAGGAAAAATTGAAATACCGGTCATTCGCactgtaaacatattatttcgATTGTTATACAGTATACataatttttcaacaaaaatgttatttttagtaatcttatatagaaattttaattatttttctcgatcttcgttttatttgtttttgtctcaattttagttttattcGTACAGTAGACATATTATTTCTCTATTTTCATGTTGTTTACACACTATTTcgataaaaaatgttattttaatgttctTCGAtagaaatttcaattttatttcgacACTAGAcatattctttcttttttaatatcTCGTTCTGGTATGTATTCGCACAGTatacatattatttctatttttatacagtatacataatttttcaacaaaaatgttatttttagtaatcttagatagaaattttaattatttttcccgatcttcgttttatttgttttatttctcaattttagttttattcGTACAGTAGATATATTATTTCTCTATTTTCATGTTGTATACACACACTATTTcgataaaaaatgttattttagtgTTCTTCGCtagaaatttcaattttatttcgacACTAGACatattctttctttttatctcgttctggtatgtatatttttaacaatatatactATTTCTTCTTTCatatgtatttttgatttttcgCTTTATTATTATCTCATGCCACTAGTTTTTAGTTTGAATTTCTAAATATATACAGTTGTGTATGCAAACCACTAAAAAAGTTGAAAGACAAACCATTCGTGCAgtatatatattatttctatttctctatttttatacaGTATACATATTTCGATAAAAGGGCCGACCATTCGTACAGTATACATATTATTTCTATTGTTATGCAGTATACATATGATTTcgataaaaatgttattttggcATCCTTCGATAGAAATCTCGATATTATTCATACAGTAtacatatttattcttttataatcTATTCTATTCTACTATCTATTTTATTTTCGTAGCACGTTTTGTTCGTAACAATATAcatattatttctttgattttccGTTTTGTTATTATTTCCTAATAGTCTTAGTGTGAATTTTCTAAATATATAGATTTGTATAGCAAGTTAATATTTTCAGATGGATCTAGCAAAAATTAACTGTGCATCTTCGATTGCAGAGCGGAAACCGATCAAAAAACTAAAGGAACTACCAGTTGGACAGCCGTTTCCAATACAGTCCGCAAAAATCGTAAACGGCAAATTTGGACCAGCAGTGTTGCTAGATTTGGGAAACGAAGTAGTTTTTCTGCCTCAGCGGGTGACGGAAGTGTACCAACCAGCCATAGGGACACTTTGTGGAGGCAAATATTCTGTTACATTCGAAGGGGAAGTAGACGTTGGAAATAAAAGACTCCTATCATCGTTTAGGATAACCGAAAATTAACGTTTAGAAAAAAGGATAGGGGtgagcaatttttaaattttttttccaatttgtttgtcATAAAGTgttcttttataaaataaaatgtcttcgaataatattgataatattatcAAACAAACGGACGGTGTTGTACTAGCAattaaaaaattacgaaaaattttatttgataattttacaaTCAGAGATGCGGAAGTATGGCTAAAACGattacaaaaacaaattaaattatgtaagaaGGTCATTCGTAgtagaaaacaaaacaaattatctGTAGGCACTTGTAGAAAAATAGAAACAAATTtgggtcattttaaacattttagaaaactaattttaaataggcatataGGGTCGGGTCTTCATTTAAAGTTGGGACAGCGGGTTAAATGGGAAAATGTACAATCAAGCTTTCAAAGTAGAATCAAAACCGGAATTATAGCTAATTTACGTCATAAGGATTTGAATCAATTTTTAGGAGATTGTgtagttgtttttaaaaataaaatcggtaaaattttaaaaacccaCTCTGCACTTAAAGTAAATACAGCATTTTGTGGGGAGTTTATTAGAAAATCAGGAGATAATGAGATtttggaaattaaatattttaatactaaaaattatGTTATTGATATATCAACTCAAATAGACGAATGGTTCAAGGGAAATGTAGTAGATGAACTTTTAAACGAATTATCGGAATTTGCCGAAAAAGATTCGGGATttgcattaaataaaattatttctttagcTGTTAATGTAAATAAATTTCAACTTGGAAATGTTTCGTCTTACATTAGACTCCCAgaatcaattttaaaaaaaaatgcttgtataaacattaaaaatacagATCACAATTGTTTTTACTGGGCCATCGTAAGCGCTCTTCGGGCTCCTAGGAATAAAAAGCATGCAGAAGAAACCTCTTCATATCCATACTTTACAGAAGTTTTACAAACAGAGAATTTAGATAGTCCTATGCCGCtaacaaaaatttcaaaatttgagaaattaaataatatttcagtTAATGTTTACGCTTTAGAATTAGTTCAAACAGACAAAACATTATTTTACACAGTATTACCTGCTAGATTAACGGAAAATAAACGGGACACACACGTTAATTTACTTTtagttcaaaataaatattatccGCGCTTAAATGATTATGATGCTCCACCAGCTGATGATGATTGTAACGAAGATATTAAATAccattattgttggattaaaaATCTTTCGCGTCTGGTTAGTAGTCAGTTAAATAAGAacaatcacaaaaaatttatttgcgATAGATGTATGAATTATTTTCATCAGCAAAATAAATTAGTTGAGCATGAAAAAGTGTGttctaaatttaataaatataaaattaactttccAAAAGAGAGCCACGTCGAATTTAAAAACTTTACATATCAGCAAACTACTCCTTTTGTAGTTTATGCAGATTTTGAGTGTCAATTAGAAAATTATAACCAAAGCAACGTAAATTTAACTAAAACcttaaaatatcaaaaacatgTTCCATATAGTGCCGGTTTTTATGTAAAATGCAACTTTGACGACAACCTTTCGTATTTCGATAGCTACCGAGGTGCAGATTGTATGGATTGGTTTGCGAATCGTATGGCTGATGTTGCGAAATTTGTaaactcaaaaataaaaacaattacgCCTATGATTGAAAAACCAAATGCAAGTACATCGTGTCATATTTGCAGTAAAAGTTTTTCAATCAAAGACATAATCGTTAAAGATCATGACCATTTCAGTGGGAAATTCAGAGGTTTCGCACACCAAGCATGTAATCTGAACTTTCGAAAATTGTTTGTAGTGCCTATTATATTTCATAACCTCTCTGGATATGACTCACACTTTATGATTtcaaatttatgtaaaaaagGTCACTTGAGTGTACTTCCCATCAACAAAGATAAATATATCTCCTTTACGCTGCACTCAGATGAAAATAACATTAAATTACGATTTATAGACTCTTTTCGATTTATGGGAGCTTCTCTTGATGAATTAGTttcaattttatctgattcagaaaagaaaattttacagagggaatttcaaaatttagatgaaaataaatttaaactactaacGCGTAAAGGAGTTTTCTGTTACGATTACATTGattctttagaaaaattaaatgaaaaagatttgccctcaattgaaaaattttacaataaattaaacGATGAAACTATAAGTGATGAGAAGTATGCTCATGCACAATCTGTTTGGCAGCATTTTAATATTCAAACTATAGGGGAATATtccgatatttatttaaaaacagatattctgCTTCTTGCTGACGTTTTCGAACAATTACGTAAAAAATGTTTCTCTACCTATGGTTTGGATCCTGCGTGGTACTATACAATGCCCGGATATACGTGGGACTGTATGCTCAAGTATACTGGGTGTAGGCTAGAACTACTAAAGGATCCAGACATGGTGTTGTTTTACGAAAATGCCATAAGAGGTGGAATATCCGTGTGTAATAACCGATTTTCGGAGGCCAACAATAAATATATGTCTGAATACGATCCTAAAAAGCCTTCCAAGTACCTTATGTACCTGGATGTAAACAATTTGTATGGTTTTGCAATGGAGCAGCTCTTACCCTACGGAGGCTTCAAATGGGTGGATGATGTAACATCGTTTGATGTGACATCAATACCCGACAACTCTGATATAGGATATGTGCTACAAGTTGATCTATCATACCCACAAGAATTGCATGATAAACATAAAGATTTTCCGTTTGCAGCCGAACGCAGCGTACCGCCCAGTGGCGGGGTAAAATTGTCGAAATTAATGACAACACTTAACGATAAAAAAGAATATACTGTtcactataaaaatttaaaacaaatgctAGCTAATGGATTAAAGTTAAcgaaaattcataaaattttacaatttaaacaGGGAGCCTGGTTGAAGCCCTACATCGAGCTAAATACTCGAAATAGGGCTATAGCTCGAACAGATTTCGAAAAAAATCTATATAAATTAATGAACAACGCTGTGTTCGACAAAACcatggaaaatataaaaaaacaccgTATTTGCAAAATTGCCAAATCTTGGGGAGGTCGTTATGGCGCCGCAAACTTAATTTCAAATTTTAGATTCCATAGTTGCACAATTTTAGAGGAAAATCTGGTGGTTATCGAAttaaaaaagcttgaagtaacgtttaataaaccTCTGTATGTAGGGCAGGCAATTCTAGACCTCTCGAAGACAGTCATGCATGATTTTCATTACAACTATATGTTACCAAAAATGGGAGCAGATAGGTGTAAGCTTATGTACATGGACACCGATAGTTTTGTCTACGAGTTACAGTGTGAGGATGTATATGAGGAGGTAATTAAAGCTGACTCTGATAAATTCGATACTTCAGATTATTCGGAAAATAACATATATAAaataccaagaaaaaacaaaaaggtGTCAGGTCTAATGAAAGATGAAAACAACGGTAAAATTATGACACATTTTGTTGGGCTTCGAAGTAAAATGTATAGTTACAAGGTGCAGGGTGGGAAGATCGTTAAAAAATCTAAAGGAGTTaaatataatattgttaaaaataaaattaaatttgaggATTAtgttgaatgtttaaaaaattttaaagaaaaaacagcTACACAACGCTGTATTAGGTCATATGCACATAACGTCTATTCTATCGAACAAACAAAAATTGGTTTAAGTCCGTATGATGATAAACGCTATTTAATTCCGAACAGTTTTGACACGCTTCCGTGGGGTCATTACAGTATTTTAGAATAagcctttttttttttgttatagatgAACGTTCCAACATTATTAACATTATCTGTTAAAAAAATTTGTGAATCAATAACATCAGCAGCAGATTTTATGCTACAATCTCCGCTACCATGGAAATTAACCAAGACAATAGTGGTATATTATCCTAAATTTAAATGGCGTTTTATGATAAAGAAAGCTAAAAATGATTCTGATCATTCATATGAAAGACTTAACTATATTACATGTTCCAAAGAAATAGATCCAGATTTAATTAATACTATATTAGGAAAATACGATTGGGAGTatgtttttgaaaattattctagTTATTGCGTATGGTCAAGTGGATATTTCCTTCAACAATATCGTCTTAAAGTATGCAAAAGGtgtttttatcaatttaaaaaaatacatgaatatttaaataaatatatatttgtttgcTATGACCATTCTCACGAGGTTTACGATATCCATGATATTATTAAGGATGTATACcaacaaaaatattattggtGTCATAACTGTTATGAacgtgtattatttaaaataaaagataccGATTCTTGTATAGATGACTTACATGAAATGCCTAGAAAAACCAGATTTGATGATTCAGATGTAGATTGTGATATTGACTCTTTTGAAAACAATTATTAACTTTTTTcgacaaacaaatttaaaaaaaattaaaaattgttcattCCTATCTAagttaatgtttatattatattttgtacatatattattgtaaataaaaaaaaatgtcaaaataaaaaaactttataataaaatatgctttattttaatttacattttccCAATACAAATTCCCATTTAGACATTAATCATtcataaaataaatttactttagaTAATAAGGATTTCAGTTGTTTTATTAATCCATTATCAGGACAAGGGAACCCTAACAAATTCCAGTTAAAACTACCTTTTTCAAcgacacttcttgtaaattcattAAACTTGTAATAAATGTTTTGCTTTAAGAAATATATATGCCCATCAATGTAATTAAATGCTGATGTAATATCATTTGGTATTCCTGGAAAAACGTCACTTATACGTCCTCTTGAGATAATGCCTTTATCATTAAATTCAATAAATGAACcatcaaaacaaacaaatttttttccTGAATTTGTTTGAAATAAACCAGCAATACTTCTTGCGTTATTAACTTCAGGTACCATGTTATCTGTATGAATTCTTAAGCTAGGAAATGCTGCTGCGTATATACGATTCCTACTTACACCAATTAAATCTCCATTGGTGCTTTGAAAAACATGTGTTACGTTCGTAATTCCCCTTGGCAAATATCTTATAAATTGTTCAGCATCGGTGGGTATCTTTTCATTATTTAAGTCATATTTCCATATCAGATCCTTACTTACTATGTACATTCGGTATGCTGGAAATGATGGAGCGTAtgctaaaaatattaaatctgGGTATTCCAATTCACATACATTCGTTATGACATTTTGCATCGATTTATTACTCTTGCCTATTGTGGTTGCCTTACTCCTAGATCTTTCTGTAGTGGTTGTCTTTAAAGTTGGAGAACTGCTCCTTGTAACACCAGCTTGAGTTGGAATCGATGTGGATTTACTTTTAGGTCCATATAACTCTTCTAAGCCCCTTTTATCATCTTCAGATATGTTAGTAGGTAGGGTTTGATAAAACGGATACATTACAGCTTTCTTATCGCTACTATGGGATAAACCTAAAGCGTGACCAACTTCATGAAGAAGGACAGCAAAGAAATTTGTTCGACCTTCTGCTGTAGAATTCAAACTGAAATCCCATGTTAGGTTGCTATTCATATGAATTTCTATGCATCCTGATGCTGGTGGAAAATAAGAATGTGCTAATACACCACTTGTAAATTTGAAAGGACAGTCGCTGTTACCCTGGCAATTATATCGAAAAGAGTGCTGCTTTGGAACGACTGTTATTGTTATATCTGGATTTGGAATTGGAACTTTCAGATAAGTAAACATAAATTTTGATGCTTTTTCCCATATTTCAAATACTCTTTTAGAGACTGCCAAAGCTTCAGGGGTAAATTGCGGAAAAtaccattttaaatcaaattttttccATGCTGATTTTACAGCGTAAGCATTGTCTCCTTGTGTACATCTTGGTTTCTGCATTAACGTCATTGTTTCCCTATTTAATTTTCCATCCATAGGTAAATTATATCTTTCTTGAAACTGTTCTAGTATTTCAGTAATATCAGTGTGTGCAGTTTCACTTGTGGTGATATAACCATATTGTTCTAACCATGACACCGCATTTGTCTCGTTAAAATTTTCACCTAAGCAAAAACTTACGATGCTAGTTGCTATGAGCAGAACAACTTTATTGACATGCATCTCGAATGATACTGGTTCAAATAAGAAAGTATTAGTTTGATATAAGTAAAATTTGACACTTTTTGACCCCGCCAGCCCGACtgatcttatttttaattttaaataaataaaacaacaaatacatatttttaaaagctttattaaATTCTTTCAAGATCATTAGCGATCCTATGTTTACAGAAAAATATAAGTTGCCCTAACGCTATATGTTGTAAAGTATATCCTTCCCGtgtaaatgtatacaatttttgaaTGGCGTCTACAAACGTATAATTTTGATTACTAAAACTATTTCGAACAATATTAAgcgtattataataataatttgaaaattcaATAGTCTCTAGCATGGATATATACGGTGTTAAAAGTTCGTTATTTGCTTCTAAAAGGGTGTTCACTTGCATTTCTGAGAGACAAACGTTAATGTCGTGCTTGGTTATTTCAAGGAATTTCATGTTGTCGTAGATTATTTGTCGAATTCTACAATAGTCACCACACTGAATTTCAACAGGATTATCAGGAACGGTCACGTTCTCATAGAAAAAACTATTCTTATTGAGTTGGGTAATTAATTGTTCCCATTCCCATGTACTGAAAGATATTTTCTGCCATGGTGACTTCCACATAATTACAGCAGGAGTATATGTTCTGGCTGGACTTAGACCACATCCAAGTTGGTATGATCCATTTAACAAATGTGTGTACAGCAGATAATGGGTCTCGTTCTTGGCTGCTTCTTCGTACTATTCTAGAAGAGCATCCAACTCATGATCATAGTCTTCACATACGATTGATGTTTCGGATGATGGTGAAAGAGTGACATCATACTCGCTGCCGCTTGAGTATCCAGTATCTTGGGAATACATTTTTACTAGCTAACTGACTGTAACAAACTGAGAAAGAAAAACTTGTTTCTACGTGTTTCTCCTCAATTTTTCATACTTCTGTTCCCCCCCCCCCCACCCTTTTAGATAACGGCGTCATTATTAATCCAACTATTATATTTTGCATCAAGGCCAAGCCATTTGACgtacattttgttatttttacgaCGTAAAACTTTTTCGACTAAGTAAATATCGGGATTGGctgttttctgcaattcttcatcATAAAAGGCCCCTTTGATCGGTGCACCTTGCATGTCTTCGAGCATATACGTTGCTGGGTTGGTAATATTGATTTTAGTAACTTTGAATAATTCTGTTGTCCAACTTGGAACGTAACCCTTGTCGAATAACATTTTGGTTTTGCTGATGCGTACAATGTCGCCTATTTTAAATTTTCGTGGACCTGCGATTTTTAAATGCGTAAACTTGTTTTTTAAAATCTCCTTTTCATTGGTTTTGTTCACTTGTGATGGTTTGTACCCTGTTTTTGAATGCTTTGTATTATTGTATTCAGACGTAACTTTGGGTAATATGTCAATCCACTTGTATGTACCGTGTAAGCTGAAATACTTGTATAGTTTGGATTTCAACGTGTTCAGCTATGGCTGCTTTCATAGTAGTAAAAACAGAGTAgtggtttattttatattttttcattaaattttgaaacttGTTGTTGTAAAATTCAGTTCCCTGATCCGACTGAAGATTTTTCGGTATTCGTTTACTGTGTTTAAGTATATCTGAAAATGCTTGAGTTAGCTCCTCACCCGTTTTTGTCTTTAATGGACGAGTCCAAAGTAGAAAGGTATGCGCTTCGctccactttgacctttgacccctgACGTCACAAGCACCGTCCGCTCACTGGTCACGTCCCGCGATGACGTCATGAACGCTAGCCCGCGCCCCGTCATGACGCCCAGCCTACTA from Diabrotica undecimpunctata isolate CICGRU chromosome 4, icDiaUnde3, whole genome shotgun sequence encodes:
- the LOC140438732 gene encoding uncharacterized protein — encoded protein: MSSNNIDNIIKQTDGVVLAIKKLRKILFDNFTIRDAEVWLKRLQKQIKLCKKVIRSRKQNKLSVGTCRKIETNLGHFKHFRKLILNRHIGSGLHLKLGQRVKWENVQSSFQSRIKTGIIANLRHKDLNQFLGDCVVVFKNKIGKILKTHSALKVNTAFCGEFIRKSGDNEILEIKYFNTKNYVIDISTQIDEWFKGNVVDELLNELSEFAEKDSGFALNKIISLAVNVNKFQLGNVSSYIRLPESILKKNACINIKNTDHNCFYWAIVSALRAPRNKKHAEETSSYPYFTEVLQTENLDSPMPLTKISKFEKLNNISVNVYALELVQTDKTLFYTVLPARLTENKRDTHVNLLLVQNKYYPRLNDYDAPPADDDCNEDIKYHYCWIKNLSRLVSSQLNKNNHKKFICDRCMNYFHQQNKLVEHEKVCSKFNKYKINFPKESHVEFKNFTYQQTTPFVVYADFECQLENYNQSNVNLTKTLKYQKHVPYSAGFYVKCNFDDNLSYFDSYRGADCMDWFANRMADVAKFVNSKIKTITPMIEKPNASTSCHICSKSFSIKDIIVKDHDHFSGKFRGFAHQACNLNFRKLFVVPIIFHNLSGYDSHFMISNLCKKGHLSVLPINKDKYISFTLHSDENNIKLRFIDSFRFMGASLDELVSILSDSEKKILQREFQNLDENKFKLLTRKGVFCYDYIDSLEKLNEKDLPSIEKFYNKLNDETISDEKYAHAQSVWQHFNIQTIGEYSDIYLKTDILLLADVFEQLRKKCFSTYGLDPAWYYTMPGYTWDCMLKYTGCRLELLKDPDMVLFYENAIRGGISVCNNRFSEANNKYMSEYDPKKPSKYLMYLDVNNLYGFAMEQLLPYGGFKWVDDVTSFDVTSIPDNSDIGYVLQVDLSYPQELHDKHKDFPFAAERSVPPSGGVKLSKLMTTLNDKKEYTVHYKNLKQMLANGLKLTKIHKILQFKQGAWLKPYIELNTRNRAIARTDFEKNLYKLMNNAVFDKTMENIKKHRICKIAKSWGGRYGAANLISNFRFHSCTILEENLVVIELKKLEVTFNKPLYVGQAILDLSKTVMHDFHYNYMLPKMGADRCKLMYMDTDSFVYELQCEDVYEEVIKADSDKFDTSDYSENNIYKIPRKNKKVSGLMKDENNGKIMTHFVGLRSKMYSYKVQGGKIVKKSKGVKYNIVKNKIKFEDYVECLKNFKEKTATQRCIRSYAHNVYSIEQTKIGLSPYDDKRYLIPNSFDTLPWGHYSILE
- the LOC140438733 gene encoding matrix metalloproteinase-18-like codes for the protein MHVNKVVLLIATSIVSFCLGENFNETNAVSWLEQYGYITTSETAHTDITEILEQFQERYNLPMDGKLNRETMTLMQKPRCTQGDNAYAVKSAWKKFDLKWYFPQFTPEALAVSKRVFEIWEKASKFMFTYLKVPIPNPDITITVVPKQHSFRYNCQGNSDCPFKFTSGVLAHSYFPPASGCIEIHMNSNLTWDFSLNSTAEGRTNFFAVLLHEVGHALGLSHSSDKKAVMYPFYQTLPTNISEDDKRGLEELYGPKSKSTSIPTQAGVTRSSSPTLKTTTTERSRSKATTIGKSNKSMQNVITNVCELEYPDLIFLAYAPSFPAYRMYIVSKDLIWKYDLNNEKIPTDAEQFIRYLPRGITNVTHVFQSTNGDLIGVSRNRIYAAAFPSLRIHTDNMVPEVNNARSIAGLFQTNSGKKFVCFDGSFIEFNDKGIISRGRISDVFPGIPNDITSAFNYIDGHIYFLKQNIYYKFNEFTRSVVEKGSFNWNLLGFPCPDNGLIKQLKSLLSKVNLFYE